Proteins from a single region of Pseudodesulfovibrio portus:
- a CDS encoding TraR/DksA family transcriptional regulator codes for MNASQKKDFKTYALEEIKGLKAEIPRLEELVKPVAPDNAIGRISRMDNIVNQSVAEAQLSKARVRLVRLQEALKKVDKDEDFGLCVECGDPIPMARLKAMPETVHCVECAE; via the coding sequence ATGAACGCGAGCCAGAAAAAGGATTTCAAGACGTACGCCCTGGAAGAGATCAAGGGGCTGAAGGCGGAGATTCCCCGGCTGGAGGAGCTGGTCAAGCCCGTGGCCCCGGACAATGCCATCGGCCGCATCTCGCGCATGGACAACATCGTCAACCAGTCCGTGGCCGAGGCCCAGCTGTCCAAGGCCAGGGTGCGGCTGGTCCGGTTGCAGGAGGCGCTGAAAAAGGTGGACAAGGACGAGGATTTCGGCCTGTGCGTCGAGTGCGGCGACCCCATCCCCATGGCCCGGCTCAAGGCCATGCCCGAGACGGTGCACTGCGTGGAGTGCGCCGAGTAG
- a CDS encoding pyridoxal phosphate-dependent aminotransferase — MTLKVSKLRPLVAQSEIRNMTLECARVGGVNLAQGVCDLPVPKVVMDGVTGAMADGYNIYTRFDGLPRLRQAIAAKQKKYARMDVDPEGQVVVSAGATGAFYAACLALLDEGDEVVVFEPYYGYHIVTMAALGIKPVYVTLEPPTWEFCAEDLEKAVTGKTRALILNTPSNPAGKVFSREELAVIADFAEAHDLFVFTDEIYEHFVFDGREHVAPATLPGMARRTITISGLSKVFAVTGWRLGYAVCDPEWALPIGHFNDLVYVCAPSPLQIGAARGLEELGEDYYRGVSDDHQHKRDLFCDTLRSIGLAPHVPEGAYYTLADVTSLPGVTAKERALHLLEKTGVACVPGSAFYSGPVGETLARFCFAKEMDVLEDAMHRLRRLGQ, encoded by the coding sequence ATGACGTTGAAAGTGAGCAAGTTGCGGCCCCTGGTGGCCCAGTCGGAAATCCGGAACATGACGCTGGAGTGCGCCCGCGTGGGCGGGGTCAACCTGGCCCAGGGCGTGTGCGACCTGCCCGTGCCCAAGGTGGTCATGGACGGCGTGACCGGGGCCATGGCCGACGGCTACAACATCTACACCCGTTTCGACGGGCTGCCCCGGTTGCGGCAGGCCATCGCGGCCAAGCAGAAGAAGTATGCGCGCATGGACGTGGACCCCGAGGGCCAGGTGGTGGTCTCGGCCGGGGCCACGGGCGCGTTCTACGCCGCCTGCCTCGCCCTGCTCGACGAGGGGGACGAGGTCGTGGTCTTCGAGCCGTACTACGGCTACCACATCGTGACCATGGCGGCGCTGGGCATCAAGCCGGTCTACGTCACCCTTGAGCCGCCGACCTGGGAATTCTGCGCCGAAGACCTGGAAAAGGCGGTCACCGGCAAGACCCGCGCCCTGATCCTGAACACCCCGTCCAACCCGGCGGGCAAGGTCTTCTCCCGCGAGGAACTGGCGGTCATCGCCGATTTCGCCGAGGCCCACGACCTGTTCGTGTTCACCGACGAGATATACGAGCACTTCGTGTTCGACGGGCGCGAGCACGTGGCCCCGGCCACCCTGCCCGGCATGGCCCGGCGGACCATCACCATCTCCGGCCTGTCCAAGGTGTTCGCCGTCACCGGCTGGCGGCTGGGCTATGCCGTCTGCGACCCGGAGTGGGCGCTGCCCATCGGCCATTTCAACGACCTGGTGTACGTGTGTGCGCCCTCGCCGCTTCAGATCGGCGCGGCCAGGGGGCTGGAGGAGCTGGGGGAGGACTATTACCGAGGCGTGTCCGACGACCATCAGCACAAGCGCGATCTGTTCTGCGACACCCTGCGCTCCATCGGCCTGGCCCCGCACGTCCCGGAGGGCGCGTATTACACCCTGGCCGACGTCACGTCCCTGCCCGGCGTCACGGCCAAGGAGCGGGCGCTGCACCTGCTGGAAAAGACCGGGGTGGCCTGCGTGCCGGGCTCGGCCTTCTATTCCGGCCCGGTGGGGGAGACCCTGGCCCGGTTCTGTTTTGCCAAGGAGATGGACGTGCTTGAAGACGCCATGCACAGGCTGCGGAGGCTGGGGCAATGA
- a CDS encoding SDR family NAD(P)-dependent oxidoreductase has translation MTSLRNKTLILTGASRGIGAALAVELAREGVNLVLGARTENRLADVCGQCRDLGVQAEYVAGDSAASATARDLVEAAAGMNGFHGFIHAAGVLAPGPNVWELDALRFREVMDASVTAAHQLMRRAVPLLLQQGRGLAVFFGSGAADRAQPGIGAYCAAKAAEEHLARQLAEEAPQITTVIWRPGIVETRMQKEARESEGGAARQLKDVFVPWKENGLLISPEQSARGLVDFLLGDPSAHHGKVADIRTVRPLPAKRPG, from the coding sequence ATGACTTCTCTGAGGAATAAAACCCTGATCCTGACCGGCGCTTCCAGGGGCATCGGCGCGGCCCTGGCCGTGGAGCTGGCACGGGAGGGCGTCAACCTCGTGCTCGGGGCGCGAACCGAAAACAGGCTGGCCGACGTGTGCGGGCAATGCCGCGATTTGGGCGTTCAGGCCGAGTATGTGGCGGGGGACTCGGCCGCCTCCGCCACGGCCCGGGACCTGGTGGAAGCCGCCGCCGGAATGAACGGCTTTCACGGCTTCATCCACGCCGCCGGGGTGCTCGCGCCCGGCCCCAACGTCTGGGAACTGGACGCGCTCCGATTCCGCGAGGTCATGGACGCATCGGTCACCGCCGCCCATCAGCTCATGCGCCGCGCCGTGCCGCTGCTGCTCCAACAGGGACGGGGGCTGGCCGTATTCTTCGGCTCCGGCGCGGCGGACCGGGCACAGCCGGGCATCGGCGCGTACTGCGCGGCCAAGGCCGCCGAGGAGCATCTGGCCCGGCAACTGGCCGAGGAGGCCCCGCAGATCACCACGGTCATCTGGCGGCCCGGCATCGTCGAGACCCGCATGCAGAAAGAGGCCCGGGAGTCCGAGGGCGGCGCGGCCCGGCAGTTGAAAGACGTGTTCGTGCCGTGGAAGGAAAACGGGCTGCTCATTTCGCCCGAACAATCGGCCCGCGGGCTGGTTGATTTCCTGCTGGGCGACCCGTCCGCCCATCACGGCAAGGTGGCGGACATACGCACCGTCCGACCCCTGCCGGCGAAACGACCCGGTTGA
- a CDS encoding phosphotransferase enzyme family protein has protein sequence MIDMLFLWGLAPARPRTDLFLPGSPERCVQRQAVEDEDGNVWMIEKLRPGQWDRREKIGILLHALAQAGLPVPAYLPGPRGRFAPEVDGNAYHLSPYIPGDPLPQPEFIEDADRGTGLGRFLADLRGPEHAAAPFSGEPELNLEDYINELMGAMRTRRPEVREGLLPVLPALAPLFEAWPHLPRALCQGDFHPLNVIWRGTGVAAVIDWEFCGIRPALFDAANCLGCVGIEDPPALVRGLAPALLRELRDRDRLDPDSLALLPELILALRFAWMSEWLRRGDGELADLELRYMRLLSNSIDTLLPAWKQLLS, from the coding sequence ATGATCGACATGCTTTTCCTGTGGGGGCTGGCTCCTGCCCGCCCCCGCACGGATCTTTTCCTGCCCGGCAGTCCCGAGCGGTGCGTTCAGCGCCAGGCCGTGGAGGACGAGGACGGCAACGTCTGGATGATCGAGAAACTCCGCCCCGGCCAATGGGACCGGCGCGAGAAGATCGGGATCCTGCTCCACGCCCTGGCCCAAGCAGGGCTGCCCGTTCCCGCCTACCTGCCCGGCCCCCGGGGACGGTTCGCCCCGGAAGTCGACGGCAACGCATACCATCTCTCGCCCTACATCCCCGGCGACCCCCTGCCCCAGCCGGAATTCATCGAGGACGCGGACCGGGGCACGGGCCTGGGACGGTTCCTGGCCGACCTGCGAGGCCCGGAACACGCTGCCGCCCCCTTTTCCGGCGAGCCGGAACTCAACCTCGAGGACTACATCAACGAGCTCATGGGGGCCATGCGCACCCGCCGCCCGGAGGTCCGCGAGGGGCTGCTGCCCGTGCTGCCCGCGCTCGCCCCGCTGTTCGAGGCCTGGCCGCACCTGCCGCGCGCCCTCTGCCAGGGGGACTTCCACCCCCTGAACGTCATCTGGCGCGGAACCGGCGTGGCTGCGGTCATCGACTGGGAATTCTGCGGCATCCGGCCCGCCCTGTTCGACGCGGCCAACTGTCTCGGCTGCGTGGGCATCGAGGACCCGCCCGCCCTGGTTCGCGGCCTGGCCCCGGCACTGCTGCGCGAACTCAGGGACCGGGACCGCCTGGACCCCGACTCCCTCGCCCTGCTCCCGGAACTCATCCTGGCCCTGCGCTTCGCCTGGATGTCCGAATGGCTGCGCCGTGGGGACGGCGAACTGGCCGACCTGGAGCTGCGCTACATGCGGCTCCTGTCCAACTCCATTGACACCCTGCTGCCGGCGTGGAAACAATTGCTGTCATGA
- a CDS encoding protein adenylyltransferase SelO → MTFDNSYARLPDKFFQRIHPVPVAEPRLIALNRPLAAELELDLPEDDAELAAVFSGNSLLPGTDPIAQAYAGHQFGHFVPQLGDGRAVLLGEVVTSHGRRYDIQLKGSGKTRFSRGGDGRSPLGPVIREYIVSEAMHALGIPTSRALAMTATGETVFRETDLPGGVLTRVADSFVRVGTFEYFAAREDEDAVRQLADYVIDRHYPQCRDAANPYVALFGAVCRAKAELVARWLCVGFIHGVMNTDNTAVSGQTIDYGPCAFMDAYDPARVFSSIDHQGRYGFNQQANIAMWNMACLGGCLLPLFHADPEQARKEGDAVIEGFAPAFTARYREGLCRKIGLEPSNHGFELARNLLGIMHRDRTDFTVTFRTLAESTADDAGLVGLFSSGEDIRAWTGSWRAALRDQGISDDAAARVMRDANPACIPRNHRIEEAIRAAEDKGDFQPALRLAEVLARPFEAQPGNDRYAAPPRPEELVHQTFCGT, encoded by the coding sequence ATGACCTTCGACAACAGCTACGCCCGGCTCCCGGACAAATTCTTCCAGCGCATCCACCCCGTTCCCGTGGCAGAGCCGCGCCTCATCGCCCTCAACCGGCCCCTGGCCGCCGAGCTGGAGCTCGACCTGCCCGAGGACGACGCAGAGCTTGCCGCCGTGTTCTCGGGCAATTCGCTGCTGCCGGGGACCGACCCCATTGCCCAGGCCTATGCCGGGCATCAGTTCGGCCACTTCGTGCCCCAGCTGGGCGACGGCAGGGCCGTGCTCCTGGGCGAGGTCGTCACCAGCCACGGCAGGCGATACGACATCCAACTCAAGGGCTCCGGGAAAACGCGCTTCTCGCGGGGCGGCGACGGCCGCTCGCCCCTGGGCCCGGTCATCCGCGAGTACATCGTGTCCGAGGCCATGCACGCGCTGGGCATCCCCACCTCCCGCGCCCTGGCCATGACCGCCACCGGAGAAACGGTCTTCCGTGAAACCGACCTGCCCGGCGGCGTCCTGACCCGCGTGGCCGACAGCTTCGTGCGGGTGGGCACCTTCGAATATTTCGCCGCGCGCGAGGACGAGGATGCGGTCAGGCAACTGGCCGACTACGTCATTGACCGCCACTACCCGCAATGCCGGGACGCGGCCAACCCGTATGTGGCCCTGTTCGGGGCCGTCTGCCGGGCCAAGGCCGAACTCGTGGCCCGATGGCTGTGCGTGGGCTTCATCCACGGGGTCATGAACACGGACAACACCGCCGTGTCCGGCCAGACCATCGACTACGGCCCGTGCGCCTTCATGGACGCCTACGACCCGGCGCGGGTGTTCAGCTCCATCGACCACCAGGGCCGGTACGGTTTCAACCAGCAGGCCAACATCGCCATGTGGAACATGGCCTGCCTGGGCGGCTGCCTGCTGCCCCTTTTCCATGCCGACCCGGAGCAGGCCCGCAAGGAGGGCGACGCTGTCATCGAGGGGTTCGCCCCGGCCTTCACCGCCCGCTACCGGGAAGGGTTGTGCCGCAAGATAGGGCTGGAGCCGAGCAACCACGGATTCGAACTGGCCCGGAACCTGCTCGGGATCATGCACCGGGACCGGACGGACTTTACCGTGACCTTCCGGACGCTGGCGGAGAGTACCGCCGACGATGCCGGGCTCGTAGGATTGTTCTCGTCCGGGGAGGACATCCGGGCCTGGACCGGCTCATGGCGCGCCGCCCTGCGCGACCAGGGGATATCCGATGACGCTGCGGCCAGGGTCATGCGCGACGCCAACCCCGCCTGCATACCGCGCAACCACCGCATCGAGGAGGCCATCCGGGCCGCCGAGGACAAGGGCGACTTCCAACCGGCCCTCAGGCTGGCCGAGGTGCTGGCCCGCCCCTTCGAGGCACAGCCGGGCAACGACCGGTACGCCGCCCCGCCCCGTCCGGAAGAACTCGTGCACCAGACTTTCTGCGGCACCTGA
- a CDS encoding cytochrome c3 family protein, which produces MKKSLIISLMVAALVCVFALPAVFAGAAAPDVITMKAPEGTKMTKNPVTFTHKKHEADYGIDCLVCHHKAESKDAVTGCASEGCHADASKAAKKDPKGFYQAFHSKKADASCLGCHKKEKKAGKAAPVGCKDCHPK; this is translated from the coding sequence ATGAAGAAATCTCTGATCATCAGCCTGATGGTTGCCGCTTTGGTGTGTGTCTTCGCGCTGCCCGCCGTGTTCGCCGGCGCCGCAGCTCCGGACGTCATCACCATGAAGGCCCCCGAGGGCACCAAAATGACCAAGAACCCCGTGACCTTTACTCACAAGAAGCACGAAGCGGACTACGGCATTGACTGTCTGGTCTGTCACCACAAGGCCGAGTCCAAGGACGCCGTCACCGGTTGTGCTTCCGAGGGTTGCCATGCGGACGCTTCCAAGGCCGCCAAGAAGGACCCCAAGGGTTTCTACCAGGCTTTCCACAGCAAGAAGGCTGACGCCTCCTGCCTGGGTTGCCACAAGAAGGAAAAGAAGGCTGGCAAGGCCGCCCCTGTTGGCTGCAAGGATTGCCACCCCAAATAA
- the cobJ gene encoding precorrin-3B C(17)-methyltransferase, translating to MLKAVSLGPGDESLLTPAARQAISEADVVAGYKGYIELVPDELLQGKEILSTGMMGEVDRAKGAVRAARDGKRTVMVCSGDAGIYAMAGLLLEILEADGLLDAVPFEVVPGVAAFNAAAALLGAPLMHDFASISLSDLLTPWELIERRLEAAASADFVIAIYNPRSKKRSDHLAKALGIIGKFRGPDTPAGVVGKAYRSGQSVRVTTLGGVDVESVDMQTVLIVGNSATRKIGDRLITPRGYHRKYAI from the coding sequence GTGCTTAAGGCCGTCAGCCTGGGGCCGGGAGACGAGAGCCTGCTCACTCCGGCGGCCCGGCAGGCCATCAGCGAGGCGGACGTGGTGGCCGGGTACAAGGGGTATATCGAACTGGTCCCGGACGAGCTTCTCCAGGGAAAGGAAATCCTGTCCACCGGCATGATGGGCGAGGTGGACCGCGCCAAGGGAGCTGTCCGGGCGGCCCGGGACGGCAAGCGGACCGTCATGGTCTGCTCCGGCGACGCGGGCATCTACGCCATGGCCGGGCTGTTGCTGGAAATCCTCGAAGCCGACGGGCTGCTTGATGCCGTCCCGTTCGAGGTGGTGCCCGGCGTGGCCGCCTTCAATGCGGCGGCGGCCCTGCTCGGCGCGCCGCTCATGCACGATTTCGCCTCGATCAGCCTGAGCGACCTGCTCACTCCCTGGGAACTGATCGAGCGCCGTCTCGAAGCCGCCGCTTCGGCCGACTTCGTCATCGCCATCTACAATCCCCGCTCGAAAAAACGCAGCGATCACTTGGCCAAGGCTCTCGGGATCATAGGAAAATTTCGCGGCCCGGACACCCCGGCAGGGGTGGTGGGCAAGGCATACAGGTCCGGCCAGTCCGTGCGCGTCACGACCCTGGGCGGCGTGGATGTCGAGAGTGTGGACATGCAGACGGTGCTCATTGTCGGCAACTCGGCCACCAGGAAAATCGGCGACCGGCTGATTACCCCGCGCGGGTATCATCGGAAATACGCCATTTGA
- a CDS encoding cobalt-precorrin 5A hydrolase, producing the protein MSAKKIAIYALTSQGLTLAYRLAGRLDGTVYASRRLEPEEAMPFDSLSDLVSATFHAFEGHVFVVAAGIVVRCIAPHLQSKETDPAVVCLDQQGEFAVSLLSGHLGGANELAARCARAVGGQPVITTATDSVGILSVDTMAVSKGLVIGDIGHIKAVNMALLEGQTVHLHDPEDWLGLAWDTSFVGVARKEDWDCGKPGIWVSWHNDCPEAALALHPRVLHLGIGCRRDVSTYEILDHVNEVFKRYGLAMESIASVGSVEAKRNEPGLLEAAHEFGVDPVFFSTAQLAAIRVPTPSDRVQQHMGVPSVAEASALRASHGGELVVTKEKTDTVTLAIARSSRA; encoded by the coding sequence ATGTCCGCCAAGAAAATCGCCATCTACGCATTGACCTCGCAAGGGCTCACCCTGGCCTATCGGCTGGCCGGCCGTCTGGACGGGACGGTGTACGCCTCCCGTCGGCTGGAGCCCGAGGAGGCCATGCCCTTCGACTCCCTGTCCGACCTGGTCTCGGCCACCTTCCACGCCTTCGAGGGCCACGTATTCGTCGTCGCCGCAGGCATTGTGGTCCGCTGCATCGCCCCGCACCTCCAGAGCAAGGAGACCGACCCCGCCGTGGTCTGCCTGGACCAGCAGGGCGAGTTCGCCGTCAGCCTGTTGTCCGGTCATCTGGGCGGGGCCAACGAGCTGGCCGCCCGGTGCGCCCGCGCCGTGGGCGGGCAGCCTGTGATAACCACGGCCACGGACTCGGTGGGCATCCTCTCCGTGGACACCATGGCCGTGTCCAAGGGGCTGGTCATCGGCGATATCGGCCACATCAAGGCCGTCAACATGGCCCTGCTCGAGGGACAGACGGTCCATCTGCACGACCCCGAGGACTGGCTCGGCCTGGCCTGGGACACCAGCTTCGTGGGCGTGGCCCGCAAGGAGGACTGGGATTGCGGCAAGCCCGGCATCTGGGTCTCCTGGCACAACGACTGTCCCGAGGCCGCGCTGGCCCTGCACCCGCGCGTGCTGCACCTGGGCATAGGCTGCCGCCGCGACGTCTCCACCTATGAAATTCTCGACCACGTCAACGAGGTCTTCAAGCGCTACGGCCTGGCCATGGAGTCCATCGCCTCGGTGGGTTCCGTGGAGGCCAAGCGCAATGAGCCCGGCCTTCTCGAAGCGGCCCACGAATTCGGCGTGGACCCCGTGTTTTTCTCCACGGCGCAACTGGCGGCCATCCGCGTGCCCACCCCGTCGGACCGGGTGCAGCAGCACATGGGCGTGCCCAGCGTGGCCGAGGCCTCGGCCCTGCGCGCCTCCCACGGCGGCGAACTGGTCGTGACCAAGGAAAAGACCGACACCGTGACCCTGGCCATCGCCAGGAGCAGTCGTGCTTAA
- the hemL gene encoding glutamate-1-semialdehyde 2,1-aminomutase: MDSKSLYAKAQTLMPGGVNSPLRACKYVNSQPVFIENAKGAHLFDVDGREYVDYVFSWGPQILGHQDPAVSAAAHAAIDLGSSYGAPCLGEIALAEEISKLIPSMEMMRMVSSGTEATMSALRLARGYTGRNKFVKFIGNYHGHADAFLAAAGSAAATVPGTPGVPEEVTRHTLLAQYNDLDAVKAHFEAGGDDIACVIVEPVAGNMGLVLPKDGFLQGLRDLCTRYGALLIFDEVITGFRLSPGGAQVRFGITPDLTTLGKIIGGGFPVGCYGGKREIMEHMAPVGGVFQAGTLSGNPVAMAAGLATLKRLGECDYEALEARTFKLTDELAAIMREKGRAVSVNRIASAFTMYFNDGPVTNMIESGNSDADAYAAYWQQMLAQGVYLAPAGFECAFTCFAHTDEDFEKTLEAARKVRF; this comes from the coding sequence ATGGATTCCAAATCGCTTTACGCCAAGGCCCAGACCCTGATGCCCGGCGGCGTCAACTCGCCGCTCCGCGCCTGCAAGTACGTCAACAGCCAGCCCGTGTTCATCGAGAACGCCAAGGGCGCGCACCTGTTCGACGTGGACGGGCGCGAGTACGTGGACTACGTCTTTTCCTGGGGCCCGCAGATACTCGGCCACCAGGACCCGGCGGTCAGCGCGGCGGCCCACGCGGCCATCGACCTCGGCTCCAGCTACGGCGCGCCCTGCCTGGGCGAGATCGCCCTGGCCGAGGAGATTTCGAAGCTCATCCCGTCCATGGAGATGATGCGCATGGTCTCCTCCGGCACCGAGGCCACCATGTCCGCCCTGCGTCTGGCGCGCGGCTACACGGGCCGCAACAAGTTCGTCAAGTTCATCGGCAACTACCACGGCCACGCCGACGCCTTCCTGGCCGCAGCCGGAAGCGCCGCCGCCACCGTGCCCGGGACCCCCGGCGTGCCCGAGGAAGTGACCCGCCACACCCTCCTGGCCCAGTACAACGACCTGGACGCGGTCAAGGCCCACTTCGAGGCGGGCGGCGACGACATCGCCTGCGTCATCGTGGAGCCCGTTGCCGGGAACATGGGGCTGGTCCTGCCCAAGGACGGATTCCTCCAGGGGCTGCGCGACCTGTGCACCCGATACGGCGCGCTGCTCATCTTCGACGAGGTCATCACCGGCTTCAGGCTGTCCCCCGGCGGCGCGCAGGTGCGTTTCGGCATCACCCCGGACTTGACCACCCTGGGCAAGATCATCGGCGGTGGATTCCCTGTCGGCTGCTACGGCGGCAAGCGGGAGATCATGGAGCACATGGCCCCGGTGGGCGGCGTGTTCCAGGCCGGGACCCTGTCCGGCAACCCGGTGGCCATGGCCGCCGGTCTGGCCACCCTGAAGCGGCTCGGGGAGTGCGACTACGAGGCGCTCGAGGCCCGCACCTTCAAGCTGACCGACGAACTGGCCGCCATCATGCGCGAGAAGGGCAGGGCCGTGTCCGTGAACCGGATCGCCTCGGCCTTCACCATGTATTTCAACGACGGCCCGGTGACCAACATGATCGAGTCCGGCAACTCCGACGCGGACGCCTACGCAGCCTACTGGCAGCAGATGCTCGCCCAGGGCGTCTATCTCGCCCCGGCCGGTTTCGAGTGCGCCTTCACCTGCTTCGCCCACACGGACGAGGATTTCGAGAAGACGCTGGAGGCGGCCCGCAAGGTCCGGTTCTAG
- the ahbB gene encoding siroheme decarboxylase subunit beta: MAIQFTETEERILALAGSDLPDTEQPFKTIAEKVGCTEQEVVDLLKNLKERKIIRRFGATLRHQKAGYGHNAMVAWRVPEERSDEVGEIFAARPEISHCYIRRTYPEWTYNFYTMIHGERPGHALEVVAELEKVTGLDDNCVLRSLKELKKTSMVYFK; this comes from the coding sequence ATGGCTATTCAATTCACAGAGACCGAAGAACGGATATTGGCCCTGGCGGGCTCGGACCTGCCGGACACCGAGCAGCCCTTCAAGACCATTGCCGAGAAGGTCGGCTGCACCGAGCAGGAGGTCGTCGACCTGCTGAAAAATCTCAAGGAGCGCAAGATCATCCGCCGCTTCGGGGCCACGCTCAGGCACCAGAAGGCGGGCTACGGCCACAACGCCATGGTCGCCTGGCGGGTGCCCGAGGAGCGTTCCGACGAGGTCGGCGAGATCTTCGCGGCCCGGCCCGAGATATCCCACTGCTACATCCGGCGCACCTACCCCGAGTGGACCTACAACTTCTACACCATGATCCACGGCGAGCGGCCCGGCCACGCCCTTGAGGTGGTGGCCGAGCTCGAGAAGGTCACCGGGCTGGACGACAACTGCGTGCTCCGGTCCCTCAAGGAACTCAAGAAGACCTCGATGGTTTATTTCAAATAA
- a CDS encoding NAD(P)H-dependent glycerol-3-phosphate dehydrogenase, whose protein sequence is MKIAVLGAGAWGTTLADMLAKNGRETVLWAREPEVVAEIRETRENKTFLPGRTLSDKLIVESDPALAFANTDYFLVVIPSQFIRPALKGFRHILPDNPVIVCASKGIELDTLAPMSRVVAQSLDGKHPRYASLSGPSFAAEVSEDMPTSVSLGCEDHDLGRELQEAFSTPYFRVYFTPDYRGVELGGAVKNVIAIAAGIADGLGFGHDARAALITRGLAELSRLGTAMGGQERTFMGLSGMGDLVLTCTGDLSRNRQVGLKLGQGRRLDDIISEMKAVAEGVKTTKSLYNLSRKLNVELPITEQVYSILYEGKDPRQATIDLMNRDLKDE, encoded by the coding sequence ATGAAGATAGCCGTTCTGGGCGCGGGGGCCTGGGGAACCACCCTGGCCGACATGCTCGCCAAAAACGGAAGGGAGACCGTGCTCTGGGCCCGTGAGCCTGAAGTCGTGGCCGAAATCCGCGAGACCCGCGAGAACAAGACCTTCCTGCCGGGCCGCACGCTGTCCGACAAGCTCATCGTGGAGAGCGACCCGGCCTTGGCCTTTGCAAACACGGACTATTTCCTGGTGGTCATTCCCAGCCAGTTCATCCGGCCCGCACTGAAAGGGTTCCGCCACATCCTGCCGGACAACCCGGTCATCGTCTGCGCGTCAAAGGGCATCGAGCTGGACACGCTGGCGCCCATGTCCCGGGTGGTGGCCCAGTCCCTGGACGGCAAGCACCCCCGCTACGCCTCCCTGTCCGGCCCCTCCTTCGCCGCCGAGGTGTCCGAGGACATGCCCACCTCCGTGTCCCTCGGCTGCGAGGACCACGACCTCGGGCGCGAGCTGCAGGAGGCGTTCTCCACCCCGTATTTCCGCGTCTACTTCACCCCGGACTACCGGGGCGTGGAGCTGGGCGGCGCGGTCAAGAACGTCATCGCCATCGCGGCGGGCATCGCCGACGGGCTGGGCTTCGGCCACGACGCCCGGGCCGCGCTGATCACGCGCGGGCTGGCCGAGTTGAGCCGCCTGGGCACGGCCATGGGCGGCCAGGAGCGGACCTTCATGGGGCTGTCCGGCATGGGCGACCTGGTGCTGACCTGCACCGGCGACCTGTCGCGCAACCGCCAGGTGGGCCTCAAGCTCGGCCAGGGGCGGCGGCTCGACGACATCATCAGCGAGATGAAGGCCGTGGCAGAGGGCGTCAAGACCACCAAGTCCCTTTATAATCTTTCCAGGAAGCTCAATGTGGAGTTGCCCATCACCGAGCAGGTCTATAGTATCCTGTATGAAGGCAAGGACCCGCGACAGGCCACCATCGACCTCATGAACCGGGACCTGAAAGACGAATAA